From the genome of Agromyces intestinalis:
GAGCGCCGCGAACACGGCGATCTGCGCAAGGTCTCGTGCGGTGGAACGGGTTCTGGCCGGGGTGGCCGTGGCAGCGGTCATGGTCGGTTCCCTTGCGGTCGGCGGAGCGGGCGGGTGCCCTGCGATCACGCTAGGAAACACGAATGCCTCGGCGAGGCCGTGGCCGTACAAGAATCGGGGCCGGTTTTTGGAACCGGACGGTCGATCAGGCCGCGTGCGCCACGGCGGGCTCGGCGTCGGCCACGGAAGGCTCGGATGCGACGGGCTCGGCGTCGGCTGCCGGCTCGGCGTCGGCCGCCTCGACCGGCTGCGCCTGCCCGACCGGCTCGGCCCAGACCACGAGCGGCGTCGGCTCCCAGCCGAGCACCATGGACATCTCGTCGGAGTCGACCACGACCGCGACCTGCTCGCGCTCTTCCAGGATCGCGCGGGTGAGTTCGGCGGCGATCTGGTGCGTGAGCACTGCGTGGAAGATGCGATCGGTGTCGCCGTCGGCGCGGCGCACGACGGACCAGCCGCCGCCCGGCCCGAGGAATTCCCCGAGCTTGGCGTTCAGCAGTTCGAAGATGTGCTCGCCGCGAAGGTCGGCCGCGGTGGTAGGGCGTGCGGCTGCGGGGGCGACGTGGTGGGCGGCTTGCGCGGCCTGTCGCGCGCGGCGCCAGCGGCGGAACATCGTCGGTCCTCTCGTCGCGGATTTCGGGGTGCTGTCAGTCTGGCCCGTGCGCGCGGCCGTCCGCCAACTGACACGCCGTCAGCGTCGAGACGGCCCCGTCACTCCTCGAGTTCGCCGAGTTTCGCGTCTTCGGCGACGGTGCCGATCGCGATCGCGAGGCTCGCCGCCCACGAGATCCACATCAGCAGGAGCCGCCAGTCGCGCGGACCGGAGATGGTGGCGCGCACGACGCCGATTCCGCTGAAGATCGCCGCGAGTACGGCCCCGCTGAACAGGTACTTGCGCATGTGGACACGCTACCCGCGCGGCACGGCGTGCTGGGAGTCATCCGTGAATCTGCCCGATCGGTCAGGATCTGACCGATCGGTCAATTAGCGTCGAAGCATGCCGATCGACACCCAGGCGCACGCTCGCGTCCGTGCAAGCGACGAACTGCGCCAGGCCGCGCTCGAGCAGTTCGCCTCGGCGGGCTTCGCGGGCACCTCGCTGCAGCAGATCGCCGCGCACGCCGGCTACTCGAAGTCGAGCGTGCTCTACCACTACGCGTCGAAGGAGGCGCTGCTCGAAGCCGCGGTCGCCCCCGCCGTCGACGCGCTGGAGGAACTCGTCGCCGAGTTCGTGCGCGAAGGTCGCTCCGGTGCCGTGCGCGGCGAGTTCGTCGAACGCTTCGTCGACTTCCTGCTCGGCCACCGGCTCGCGGTCCACATCGTCGTGAACCAGGCGCAGTCGCTGCACGGACTGCCCGTGATCGACCGCGCGAACGCGGTCATCCGCACGCTCGCCGAAGCGATCTGCGCCGATGACGCGCCGCTCATCGAGCAGCTGCGCTTCGGCGTCGCGCTCGCCGGAGCCGTGTACACGCTCGTCGCCGGGGCGACCTTCCTCGACGACGACCCGAGCTTCGAACTCGACCCCGCCGAGATGCGGGAGGCGCTCGTGGCCGTCCTCTCCGAACTGCTGCTTCCGGCCGCCGGCCGCTGACCCGAAGGACCTCCTCCGATGGCACTGCTCCTCCACCGCATCGGGCGGTTCGCATTCCGCCGCGCCTGGCTCGTGATCGGCGCGTGGGCACTCGCGCTCGCCGCGTTCCTCGGCGCCGGCATCGGGCTCGGCGGCCAGCTCCAGGAATCGTTCGCGATCCCGGGCACCGAGTCGCAGGAGGCGATCGACCACCTCGCCGCGGTGTTCCCGCAGACCGCGGGCGCGCAGGCGAAGGCCGTCGTCGAGGCGCCCGACGGGGCATCCGTCGAGGAGGCTCCCTACCGCGACGCGATCACCGCGATGGAGACCGAGCTCGAGGCGGTCGACGGCGTCGCGAGCGTGCTCGGTCCGTTCGACGAGTACGCGGGCGACCAGGTCTCCGACGACGGTCGCACCGCCTACATCCAGGTCCAGTTCGACGGTTCGGTCGCCGAGGTGACGGATGCCTCGATCGAGGCGGTGACCGACACGGGCGCGATCGCCGACGACGCGGGTCTGGTGGTGGCGTTCGGCGGCGAGGTGTTCCAGGAGACCAGCTTCGGCCTCACGATCACGGAGGTCCTCGGCGTCGTGTTCGCGGGCGTCGTGCTCGTCATCACCTTCGGGTCGTTGCTGGCGGCGGGCATGCCCCTGCTCACGGCGATCGTCGGCGTCGGGCTCGCATTCGGCGGCATCTCGCTGGTCGCCGCGTTCGCCCCGGTGTCGAGCACCGCCCCGATGCTCGCCGTGATGATCGGGCTCGCGGTCGGGATCGACTACGCGCTGTTCATCCTGTCGAGGCATCGCACGCAGCTCGCTCGCGGACAGGACCCGGAGGACAGCGCCGCCGAGGCGGTCGCGACGGCGGGAGGCGCCGTCGTGTTCGCGGGCCTCACCGTCATCATCGCGCTGCTCGGCCTGCTCGTCGTCGGCATCCCCTTCCTGAGCGTCATGGGCATCGGTGCCGCGTTCGCGGTGCTGGTCGCCGTCGCCGCGGCGGTCACACTGCTGCCCGCCCTGCTCGGCATCGCCGGTCGACGTCTCGTGCCCAAGCCGGGCGGTCGTGCGCATCGGCGGGCGGTCGCGCACGACGAGGGCGGAACGCGCACCATGGGGCGGCGTTGGGTCGACCTGGTGCTGAAGGCGCCCGCGGTGTTCCTCGTGCTCGTCGTCGGCGTGCTCGGCACCGCGGCCATTCCTGCCGCGAGCCTCGACCTCAACCTGCCGAGCGACGCGACCGCAGAGCCGGGCAGCGCCCAGCGCGAGGCGTACGACCTGATCGCCGACGGCTTCGGTCCCGGCTCCAACGGGCCGCTCATCGTGACGGTCGACATCACCCAGACCACCGACATCTTCGGCGACCTCGACGCGATCGGCGACCGGATCGCCGCGCTCGACGGCGTCGCGTACGTGGGGCAGGGGCTGCCGAACGAGACCGTCGACACCGCGATCATCCAGGTCATCCCCGAGAGCGCGCCGAACGACCCCGAGACCAAGCGCGTCGTCGAGGAGATCCGCGAGCTCGAGCCGTCCATCCAGGCCGACCTCGGCACCCCGATCGCGGTCACCGGGTACACGGCGGTATCGATCGACATCTCGAACCGCCTGAACGACGCGCTCATCCCGTTCGCGCTCATCGTCGTGGGCCTGTCGATCGTGCTGCTGCTCATCGTGTTCCGCTCGGTGTTCGTGCCGCTGAAGGCCGCGCTCGGGTTCCTGCTCTCGGCATTCGGCGCGATCGGCGTCACGGTCGCGGTGTTCCAGTGGGGCTGGTTCGCCGACCTCCTGCACATCGAGGCCGGTCCGATCCTCAGCTTCCTGCCGATCCTGCTCATGGCGGTGCTGTTCGGCCTCGCGATGGACTACGAGGTGTTCCTCGTCTCGGGCATGCGCGAGGAGTACGTGAAGACGCGCGAGCCCCGCACCGCGATCGTGCACGGGTTCCAGCACGCCGCGCGCGTGGTCACGGCCGCGGCGCTCATCATGTTCTTCGTCTTCTTCGCGTTCGTGCCCGAGGGGTCGGGCGTCATCAAGGGCATCGCCTTCGCGCTCGCGATCGGCGTCGCGTTCGATGCGTTCCTCGTGCGGATGACGCTCGTGCCGGCCGCGATGGCGCTCGCCGGGCGCGGTGCGTGGTGGCTGCCGAGGTGGCTCGACCGCGCGCTCCCGTCGGTCGACATCGAGGGGGAGGGGCTGCGCGACCACCTCGCACAGGCCGAGTGGGCGGCCGGGTCCGCCGCCGCGATCCGCGCCGAGCGGGCGGTCTTCGGCCTGGCCGACCGCCCGGTCGGGCCGGTCGACGTCGAGGCGCCCGAGGGTGCGCTGCTGCTCGTCGAGGGCGAGCCGGTCGACCGTCGCATCGTCGCCGCGACGCTCGCGGGCCGGCTCGAGCCCGTGTCGGGCCGGGTCGCCGTGTTCGGCCGACCGCTGCCGTCGGACGCGGGGGCGGTCGCACGCCGGGTCGCCATCGCCGAGGTCGTGGCCGGAGATGCCAGTTCGCGCACGGTCGGCGAACAGGTCGGGGCGCGCCTCGATGCGACGCGGGCGTGGTACCGGCTCTGGCCGTCGCGCCGTGCCCGACGGGTGTGGGTCGAGCGCGCAGCGCAGGCGTCCGGTGCGGCCGCGGCGGGTACCTCACCCGACGCCGCTACGAGTTCGCCGCCGCCGTTCGCCGCGGACACCCCCGTGTCCGCGCTCGGCGCGGTCGACCGCACGCTCGTCGCGCTCGCCGCAGCGCTCGCCGAGAAACCGGCCGCCGTCGTGATCGACCTCGACGATGAGACCGGTGCCGACGACGCCCGACTGTGGGCGGCCGCCGCCCGGCTCGTGCCCCGTCAGGTCACCGTCATCGCCGGGGTCGCTCCCGGCCGCCCCGCTGCGGCGTTCGCGGCACGGGGCATCCGAACCGTCCGTCCCAGCCCCGCTGCCCAGGAGGCCACCCGATGAGCACCAGACTCCAGGCCCTGCTCGGTACCGGTGTGCGGCGGCGCCGCACCCGCGCCGCCGCCCTGCTCGCCACCGTGCTCGTCGTGCCGCTGGCCGTCGCCGGCATCATCGCCGGCGCGCTCGGCGGCGCCGACGACCGGCTCGACGCGATCCCGGCGATCGTCGTGAACGACGACGAGATGGTCAGCATGACGCTGCCCGACGGCACCGAGC
Proteins encoded in this window:
- a CDS encoding TetR/AcrR family transcriptional regulator, with the translated sequence MPIDTQAHARVRASDELRQAALEQFASAGFAGTSLQQIAAHAGYSKSSVLYHYASKEALLEAAVAPAVDALEELVAEFVREGRSGAVRGEFVERFVDFLLGHRLAVHIVVNQAQSLHGLPVIDRANAVIRTLAEAICADDAPLIEQLRFGVALAGAVYTLVAGATFLDDDPSFELDPAEMREALVAVLSELLLPAAGR
- a CDS encoding MMPL family transporter; translated protein: MALLLHRIGRFAFRRAWLVIGAWALALAAFLGAGIGLGGQLQESFAIPGTESQEAIDHLAAVFPQTAGAQAKAVVEAPDGASVEEAPYRDAITAMETELEAVDGVASVLGPFDEYAGDQVSDDGRTAYIQVQFDGSVAEVTDASIEAVTDTGAIADDAGLVVAFGGEVFQETSFGLTITEVLGVVFAGVVLVITFGSLLAAGMPLLTAIVGVGLAFGGISLVAAFAPVSSTAPMLAVMIGLAVGIDYALFILSRHRTQLARGQDPEDSAAEAVATAGGAVVFAGLTVIIALLGLLVVGIPFLSVMGIGAAFAVLVAVAAAVTLLPALLGIAGRRLVPKPGGRAHRRAVAHDEGGTRTMGRRWVDLVLKAPAVFLVLVVGVLGTAAIPAASLDLNLPSDATAEPGSAQREAYDLIADGFGPGSNGPLIVTVDITQTTDIFGDLDAIGDRIAALDGVAYVGQGLPNETVDTAIIQVIPESAPNDPETKRVVEEIRELEPSIQADLGTPIAVTGYTAVSIDISNRLNDALIPFALIVVGLSIVLLLIVFRSVFVPLKAALGFLLSAFGAIGVTVAVFQWGWFADLLHIEAGPILSFLPILLMAVLFGLAMDYEVFLVSGMREEYVKTREPRTAIVHGFQHAARVVTAAALIMFFVFFAFVPEGSGVIKGIAFALAIGVAFDAFLVRMTLVPAAMALAGRGAWWLPRWLDRALPSVDIEGEGLRDHLAQAEWAAGSAAAIRAERAVFGLADRPVGPVDVEAPEGALLLVEGEPVDRRIVAATLAGRLEPVSGRVAVFGRPLPSDAGAVARRVAIAEVVAGDASSRTVGEQVGARLDATRAWYRLWPSRRARRVWVERAAQASGAAAAGTSPDAATSSPPPFAADTPVSALGAVDRTLVALAAALAEKPAAVVIDLDDETGADDARLWAAAARLVPRQVTVIAGVAPGRPAAAFAARGIRTVRPSPAAQEATR